The segment gaattttctgtttgctttgctgggctgctgccTCGCTTTGTGGTTTGGGAGTCTCGCTGTTGCCTTCCTTCCCCTGTAAAATTCCTTTGGTGTTCTCTGGGTGAAAAAGTGTTCTATGTAAAGACAAAATAGAACAATAATGATAAAGTAGATAAATTTGTGGGTTTGCCACAAGTGCTGCATTGTGCGCTACACAGAATGACTGTAAAGATTTGATTGGTAGCTTTATTTCTCTTATATAGGAAATACCCTGCCTGGCTTCTTAGTGTGTcattattcctttatttttgcaaTGCAACAAGCAGTTCACTCTGCTTTCCTGGGTGAGTGTTTTATTGCCACAATTATTGCCTTTCCCTCCTTGCAGGTTTTCCATTATCAGTCTGTTCCACACCCCACAACAGCGGGGAAGTTCAAAGACAGGATATCCTGGGTTGGGAATGTTGCTAACGGTGATGCTTCCATCGCTATCCAAAGCCCAGTGCTCAGTGACAACGGGACGTTCATCTGCAGCGTGAAGAACCCTCCGGACGTTTATCACAACATTCCCCAGACAGTGCTGGTGGTTACAGAGCGGGGTAAGGCTCCCTGCCCAGAATTTGGCCTCACCTATGTGCTAGAGTTGCTTTCTGGGATCTTGGAACCCTGAGCATCATGTGGGAAATGCTCCCTGGAGTTCCTTGCTGGAGTTTCAGCAGGGGTTGCCTCAGCCCCGCTCTCTGAGCTCAGTACTTTGAGAGCTACTGAATTGATTTGGGGCAGGAAGGGACAGGGGAAGCTGTGGTGATAACAGGAATCAAAAGCGTCCCTTTGTTCAGAAGTTTCAGCCTCCGCAAATTGTGGCAGAACAAGTTAAACATTGAGGAAACGCTGGCCTAAAAATAATCTCCACATCACAAGCGCTGATTGTCAGTAATAATTTCCTCATCTGCCCTGcgtgccagccctgccccaaattcccagcTCAGCCGTGCTGATAGAACTGTGTCGTGCCCTGCCTTCCTCTGCAGTGGAGgcgcctggctgggctgggtttggggacaggagCCCCGCAGATGTGGGCACTGGAGCCCTGCAGATGTGGGGACAGGCTGTTTCCAGTCTGCCAGCCCTGTGTTTCATGTGAAAGGGCCACCAAGCTGTGCTCTGGGTGAGCTTTTGTGCCAGAGGCTCAGCCAAGCTGTGTCTCACTGCTTTTCAGGCCTGGCCTTCCAGCTgacctcagcagctctgctctccatccTGGTGTTTCTCCCTTCCATCCTCGTGGTCattctgctgctggtgaggaTGGGGAGGAAATTCCGGGTgatgaaggagaaaggaaaatgtggcTACAAGAAATCCTCCATCGAAGTGTCTGATGAGTAAGTcctggctgcaggctggagcCTGTATTTCCACTTCAGGGTGTTGGCGCAGGCACGAGGGATGATTTCCCCACTGTCCTGCAGCACAAACTGTCTATGGTTCAGTCACTGGTATCTGCTTCTCACCCAGCAGTGGGAAAGCTTTGGGAAATTCCTGTGCTGGAGCATAAACCGAGTGAGTGCACATCCCCTTTTCCTGTCGTTCGCGTGAGGAATGCCGTGGAACTGCAGCAGTTTAGG is part of the Corvus hawaiiensis isolate bCorHaw1 chromosome 25, bCorHaw1.pri.cur, whole genome shotgun sequence genome and harbors:
- the MPZL3 gene encoding myelin protein zero-like protein 3 — encoded protein: MRRRGAAGAGGRLLLLPLLLDVCNVLSLEIKASPKVRAFVGEQVLLKCSFKSSSPITESLLVDWTYRPLAGGQMETVFHYQSVPHPTTAGKFKDRISWVGNVANGDASIAIQSPVLSDNGTFICSVKNPPDVYHNIPQTVLVVTERGLAFQLTSAALLSILVFLPSILVVILLLVRMGRKFRVMKEKGKCGYKKSSIEVSDEPEHTDTAGCGGKLREWCLNCVDTDEEDPY